In Prochlorococcus marinus XMU1406, the genomic stretch TAATAACTTGATCATTACTATCAACTATTACAGGTACTTGCTTTTGACCTGATAATTTAAAGATTTCAAATTGGCCTATTCCAGGTGTTACTTCTTCAACTCGATATTGTAGTTTTTTTGCATGAAGAGCCATTCTTGTTTTTAAACAAAAAGCACTATGCCTAAATTGATATAATGTAATCATGCTGTTTAATGTTTGTTAAAACCTAGCTAAAAAAGTAATCTATTTGTGGAGCTTATGGGCGAATTTTTCTCTAATGTTGCAAGATATCCAAAGTATTTGATATCCATCATTGTTGGGGGACTTGTTGCTTTGCTTGAACCTTTATTCAAAAATAGATCAAATCCACTCACAATAGTAGGTTTGATATCTTCTGTCTTAAGTGCTTTCATAACTGTTTATTTTGTCTTGCAAGCGATGACAAACCCAATAAATTTACAACCATAATGCCAAATAATTACCGTCTTGCAAAAGTTTCTTCTCTTTTGAAGAAAGAAATAACCCTTATTTTGCAGAATGATTTGGAAAATGATCTTATTAGAGATCATTTCGTCAATATTTCAAAGATTGATTTATCAGGTGATTTGCAACACTGTAAAATTTACATAACTTCAACTGCTCAAGAGAAAGTGAGGAAAGAGATTGTAGCAAACTTGAATACTTCTAAAAGCTCTATTAGGCATAGTTTAGGAAA encodes the following:
- a CDS encoding DUF751 family protein; the protein is MGEFFSNVARYPKYLISIIVGGLVALLEPLFKNRSNPLTIVGLISSVLSAFITVYFVLQAMTNPINLQP
- the rbfA gene encoding 30S ribosome-binding factor RbfA, yielding MPNNYRLAKVSSLLKKEITLILQNDLENDLIRDHFVNISKIDLSGDLQHCKIYITSTAQEKVRKEIVANLNTSKSSIRHSLGKRIEMRRVPEIIFKDDVVLDKGLSVLKLLDELKNKNQNNNFEEKDANS